One Defluviitoga tunisiensis genomic window carries:
- a CDS encoding adenosine-specific kinase, producing the protein MDFKLDLVQVTIPEDANVIIGQSHFIKTVEDIYECIVTTNPSLKFGIAFIEASGPRLIRFDGNDEELIKIAVENAQKIGAGHCFVIVLKEGFPINIKNQLQNVQEVIGIFAATANPLQIIIAESEQGRGILGVIDGFKPLGIENQKDIENREDFLRKITQYKR; encoded by the coding sequence ATGGATTTTAAATTAGATTTAGTTCAAGTAACAATACCTGAAGATGCAAATGTAATCATAGGTCAATCCCATTTTATAAAGACTGTAGAAGATATTTATGAATGTATAGTGACTACCAACCCTTCCTTAAAGTTTGGAATAGCATTTATTGAAGCCTCTGGTCCAAGACTTATAAGATTTGATGGAAATGATGAAGAGCTGATTAAAATTGCAGTAGAAAATGCTCAAAAGATTGGGGCAGGACATTGCTTTGTCATTGTATTGAAAGAGGGTTTCCCAATAAATATAAAGAATCAATTACAAAATGTTCAAGAAGTTATTGGTATTTTCGCTGCTACTGCAAATCCTCTTCAAATAATCATTGCTGAAAGTGAACAAGGAAGAGGTATTTTAGGTGTTATTGATGGGTTTAAACCTTTAGGCATAGAAAATCAGAAGGATATTGAAAATAGGGAAGACTTTTTGAGAAAAATTACACAATATAAAAGATGA
- a CDS encoding YbhB/YbcL family Raf kinase inhibitor-like protein, protein MGMKISSPVFKNNDYIPSKYSCEGRDINPPLIIEEIPNNTKYLALIMDDPDAPRGTFVHWVAWNIEAVNEIPEAIPKMHVVTSPISMRQGKNSAYQIGYIGPCPPVGHGVHHYHFKIYALDTELDLPESSKKEDLLEAMNGHIIEQAEIVGLYKRT, encoded by the coding sequence ATGGGTATGAAAATTTCTTCACCTGTTTTTAAGAACAATGATTATATTCCGAGTAAGTATTCATGTGAAGGGAGAGACATTAATCCGCCTTTGATCATTGAAGAAATTCCAAATAACACAAAATATCTTGCATTAATAATGGATGATCCTGACGCTCCTCGAGGCACATTCGTACACTGGGTTGCTTGGAATATTGAAGCGGTAAATGAGATACCTGAAGCTATCCCTAAAATGCACGTAGTTACCTCTCCTATATCGATGAGACAAGGCAAAAATAGTGCTTATCAGATAGGTTATATAGGTCCTTGCCCACCTGTAGGTCATGGAGTCCATCATTATCACTTTAAAATATATGCATTAGATACTGAGTTAGATCTACCCGAAAGTTCAAAGAAAGAGGACCTTTTAGAAGCTATGAACGGTCACATAATTGAACAAGCTGAGATAGTTGGACTATACAAAAGAACTTGA
- a CDS encoding Nif3-like dinuclear metal center hexameric protein, with protein MEITVQDVINAIVLPKLSSEATVDKLLFGDPETIVTGISVTFLATQEVIEQSIKLGNNFIITHEGIFYSHIGNTEFLKSDPVFKQKLHLIESNSLSIFRFHDNIHRYQPDGIMAGLLKRLSLDIYEVNRSQTYSIIEIPKKSLLEIIQDIKKSLDIDYIRYMGDLSMECRRVGILVGYRGTGEMIIPLFHKESLDLVIYGEGPEWEAPEYVRDAIRQGNHKALIVLGHAESEKPGMEYVANLIKLKFPSIPVHYIDLEPLFCVY; from the coding sequence ATGGAAATTACTGTTCAAGATGTAATTAATGCAATAGTTCTTCCAAAATTAAGTAGTGAAGCTACTGTTGATAAACTTCTATTTGGTGATCCTGAAACTATAGTAACTGGAATTTCTGTAACTTTTTTAGCCACTCAAGAGGTAATTGAACAGTCAATCAAACTTGGAAATAATTTTATTATCACTCATGAAGGGATTTTTTATAGCCATATTGGAAATACTGAGTTTTTGAAATCGGATCCGGTTTTTAAGCAAAAGCTACACTTAATAGAATCAAATAGTTTGTCAATTTTTAGGTTTCATGACAACATTCATAGATATCAACCAGATGGTATTATGGCAGGATTATTAAAGAGATTATCTTTGGATATTTATGAGGTTAATAGAAGTCAAACTTATTCAATAATTGAAATTCCTAAAAAAAGTTTACTTGAGATTATACAAGATATAAAAAAATCTTTAGATATAGATTATATACGATATATGGGAGATTTATCAATGGAATGTAGGAGAGTAGGCATATTAGTTGGTTATAGGGGAACCGGTGAAATGATTATACCTCTTTTTCATAAAGAAAGTCTTGATTTAGTAATTTATGGAGAAGGTCCTGAATGGGAAGCCCCTGAATATGTTAGAGACGCAATTAGGCAAGGCAATCATAAGGCTTTGATTGTTTTAGGACATGCTGAAAGCGAAAAGCCAGGTATGGAATATGTTGCAAACTTAATAAAGTTAAAATTTCCAAGTATTCCAGTCCATTATATTGACCTTGAACCGCTTTTTTGTGTCTATTAA
- a CDS encoding tyrosine phenol-lyase: MMYPPEPFKIKSVETIKMTTKEERAQVLKEAGYNTFLIPSKKVYIDLLTDSGTSAMSDHQWASMMIGDEAYGGSENWYHLRDAVQEVYGFEYVVPTHQGRGAENLLSQIMIKHGDYIPGNMYFTTTRTHIELNGGKFVDVIIDEAHQPEIELPFKGNVDLKKYQNLIDEVGANRIPYICVGVTVNMAGGQPVSMENLRKVKEISEKNGIKVMFDATRCVENAYFIKEREPGYGDKSIAEILKEMMSYADGCTMSGKKDCLVNIGGFLALRDQDLYEKATSLVVVYEGMPTYGGMAGRDMEAMATGIYESLDFHYIEHRIKQVRYLGDKLDEAGIPIIKPVGGHAVFLDAKRFLPHLSQDELPAQALSAEIYLDSGVRSMERGIVSAGRDEKGRNRYPKLETVRLTIPRRVYTYSHMDVVADSVISLFDKRNSIKGLEFVYEPPVLRFFTARFKPIE; encoded by the coding sequence ATGATGTATCCACCCGAGCCTTTTAAAATCAAATCTGTTGAGACAATAAAAATGACGACGAAAGAAGAACGAGCCCAAGTTCTGAAAGAAGCAGGGTATAATACTTTTCTAATTCCTTCAAAAAAAGTTTACATTGATTTATTAACAGATAGCGGAACTTCTGCTATGAGTGATCATCAGTGGGCGTCTATGATGATTGGAGACGAAGCTTATGGGGGAAGTGAGAATTGGTATCATCTCAGAGATGCTGTTCAAGAGGTTTATGGCTTTGAATATGTTGTACCTACTCATCAAGGCAGAGGTGCAGAAAATCTTTTATCTCAAATTATGATAAAACACGGTGATTATATTCCTGGAAATATGTATTTCACTACTACAAGAACACATATAGAATTAAACGGTGGTAAATTTGTGGATGTAATTATAGATGAAGCACATCAACCTGAGATTGAGTTGCCTTTTAAAGGCAATGTAGATTTAAAAAAGTACCAAAATTTAATTGATGAAGTTGGGGCAAATAGAATTCCTTATATTTGTGTTGGAGTTACCGTTAACATGGCTGGAGGTCAGCCTGTTAGTATGGAAAATTTAAGAAAAGTTAAAGAAATTTCAGAAAAAAATGGTATAAAAGTGATGTTTGATGCTACTAGATGCGTAGAAAATGCCTATTTTATAAAAGAGAGAGAACCTGGATATGGGGATAAAAGTATAGCAGAAATTTTGAAAGAAATGATGAGTTATGCAGATGGGTGTACTATGAGTGGGAAAAAAGATTGTTTGGTAAATATTGGTGGTTTTTTGGCTTTAAGAGATCAAGATTTATATGAAAAGGCTACTTCTTTAGTAGTTGTGTATGAAGGAATGCCCACCTACGGAGGTATGGCTGGTAGAGACATGGAGGCTATGGCAACAGGCATTTATGAATCTTTAGATTTTCATTATATTGAGCATAGAATCAAACAGGTAAGATATTTAGGAGATAAGTTAGATGAAGCAGGCATTCCTATTATTAAACCAGTGGGAGGTCATGCGGTTTTTTTAGATGCAAAAAGATTTTTGCCACATTTATCACAAGATGAGCTGCCTGCACAAGCTTTGTCAGCGGAAATATATTTAGATTCAGGGGTACGTTCAATGGAGAGAGGAATAGTATCTGCTGGTAGAGATGAAAAAGGCAGAAATCGTTATCCAAAACTTGAAACTGTTAGATTAACAATTCCCAGAAGGGTGTATACTTATTCCCATATGGATGTTGTTGCTGATTCAGTTATTAGTTTATTTGATAAGCGGAATTCTATTAAAGGTTTGGAATTTGTCTATGAGCCCCCAGTTTTAAGGTTCTTTACAGCTAGATTCAAACCCATTGAATAA
- a CDS encoding RidA family protein produces MKEQITTSEAPKAIGPYSQAVRVDGFLFISGILPIDPKTGQMVEMNIRDQTLQVMNNLEAILEAAGLKISNVVKTTIFLKDLSHFNEVNDIYGSFFSEIPPARSCIEVSRLPKDALIEIEAIAI; encoded by the coding sequence TTGAAGGAACAAATTACTACTTCAGAAGCTCCAAAAGCGATAGGCCCTTATTCTCAGGCGGTGAGAGTTGACGGTTTTTTATTTATTTCTGGTATTCTTCCCATAGATCCAAAAACAGGTCAGATGGTGGAGATGAATATACGAGATCAAACATTACAGGTAATGAATAATCTAGAGGCTATTTTAGAGGCTGCAGGTTTAAAAATAAGTAATGTTGTAAAAACAACCATTTTTTTAAAAGATTTGAGTCATTTTAATGAAGTTAATGATATTTATGGTAGTTTTTTCAGTGAAATACCACCAGCAAGGTCGTGCATAGAGGTTAGCAGATTGCCAAAAGATGCTTTGATTGAAATTGAAGCAATTGCTATATAG
- a CDS encoding DUF2179 domain-containing protein, with amino-acid sequence MAAWMDSSIFNYVVLPFIIFLMRLTDVTLMTLRIIFVSKGYKLWSSVMGFFEVSVWLVAISQVMNNLDKPLYAIAYAVGFACGNYLGAYLDEKIALGVNLLQIITNKDAEQLVKYLRDNDFGVTSINAEGARGPVKVIYSVVRRKDLNKIIQIVNEFNPNAFYSVAEVRSVNKGIFPVKTPKDKKLGRFIKNGK; translated from the coding sequence ATGGCAGCTTGGATGGATTCCTCTATTTTTAATTATGTGGTTTTGCCTTTTATTATTTTTTTAATGAGGCTTACAGACGTAACTTTAATGACACTTAGGATAATTTTTGTTTCAAAAGGATATAAACTTTGGTCGTCTGTTATGGGCTTTTTTGAGGTTAGCGTTTGGCTAGTTGCCATATCCCAAGTTATGAATAATTTAGATAAGCCATTGTATGCAATAGCTTACGCTGTTGGTTTTGCGTGTGGAAATTATCTTGGGGCATATTTGGATGAAAAAATTGCTTTGGGAGTGAATTTATTACAGATAATAACCAATAAGGATGCAGAACAGTTAGTAAAGTACTTGAGGGACAATGACTTTGGAGTAACTAGTATTAATGCAGAAGGAGCTAGAGGCCCTGTAAAAGTAATTTATAGTGTTGTAAGAAGGAAAGATTTAAATAAAATAATTCAAATAGTAAACGAGTTTAATCCTAATGCTTTTTATTCAGTTGCTGAGGTTAGAAGTGTTAACAAGGGAATATTTCCAGTAAAAACCCCTAAAGACAAAAAGTTAGGAAGGTTTATTAAAAACGGAAAATAA
- a CDS encoding S1 domain-containing protein, giving the protein MRKVFFLLLIFITGITGFSNIQITLPNIALKEALKALEEISGSTILTSPDIKGTIHTTINAINLENALDSLLYSTNYEYKKISEDLYLVGNFNIKMQNMQKEILQMEFNNLDLKKILNLLTLLSEKVFVIQNLNIILLNKNDEMHKYIKALFEFLETQDKSNDYFLFFSIYEISDNVYQFLKENEKVEYEKTFFIKNKKSTIILENNFEYLTRIKELEYHQLKMPSSQEITYYKTLTNNNIVLDFSNNKLLIKHLIMKENNSILLNTNEIGYLAIENEEKYYILAITYLNLSDIYIKKNLENIDNSESLFNFGIGYLIPDAKFIVISGINLGNNYIEISSNFKEHLDFSLSTNLVNNMNLGILFKKNSKESNTNIFVNDLQHYDNFDLYGNIILGGTVSFSNTLTNSLDYISYDLLVLKDIIKSENNSHIVTFAPGVGIKVSRNDKLKPYINFGVQYKYKLLKSKISLLYYYQMNIHKMTCSLEF; this is encoded by the coding sequence ATGCGTAAAGTCTTCTTTCTATTATTAATTTTCATAACTGGTATAACTGGCTTTTCTAATATTCAAATTACTCTCCCCAATATAGCTTTAAAAGAGGCTTTGAAAGCACTAGAAGAAATTAGTGGTTCAACTATACTAACATCCCCCGATATCAAAGGCACTATTCATACAACAATAAACGCCATAAATCTAGAAAATGCCTTAGATAGTTTATTATACTCAACTAACTATGAATACAAAAAAATAAGTGAAGACCTTTACTTAGTAGGTAATTTTAATATAAAAATGCAAAATATGCAGAAAGAAATTTTACAAATGGAATTTAATAACCTAGATCTGAAAAAGATTCTTAATTTATTAACACTTTTATCAGAAAAAGTTTTTGTAATACAGAACTTAAATATTATTTTATTAAACAAAAATGATGAAATGCATAAATATATAAAAGCTTTATTTGAATTTCTTGAAACACAAGACAAATCAAATGATTATTTTCTTTTCTTTTCCATATATGAGATATCCGACAATGTATATCAATTTCTAAAGGAAAACGAAAAAGTTGAATATGAAAAAACATTTTTTATAAAAAATAAAAAATCTACAATAATTTTAGAAAATAATTTTGAATATCTGACAAGAATAAAAGAATTAGAATATCATCAATTAAAAATGCCTTCTTCCCAAGAAATAACATATTATAAGACACTTACTAACAATAATATCGTACTAGATTTTTCAAATAACAAATTGTTAATAAAACATTTAATAATGAAAGAAAATAACAGTATCCTTTTGAATACTAATGAAATTGGATATTTAGCTATAGAAAATGAAGAAAAATATTATATATTAGCTATAACATATCTAAATTTAAGTGATATATATATAAAAAAGAATCTTGAAAATATTGATAATTCCGAAAGTCTCTTTAATTTTGGAATAGGTTATTTGATTCCTGATGCTAAATTTATAGTTATATCAGGAATCAACCTTGGGAATAATTATATTGAAATATCTTCGAATTTTAAAGAGCATCTCGATTTTTCATTAAGTACTAATTTAGTTAATAATATGAATTTAGGTATCCTTTTTAAAAAAAATTCCAAAGAATCCAACACAAACATTTTTGTTAACGACCTTCAACACTATGACAATTTCGATCTTTATGGAAATATTATTTTGGGAGGAACTGTGAGTTTTTCCAACACCTTAACAAACAGCTTAGATTATATATCATATGACTTGTTAGTTTTAAAAGATATAATCAAAAGCGAAAACAATTCACATATCGTAACATTTGCCCCTGGCGTAGGCATTAAGGTCTCAAGAAATGATAAGTTAAAACCATATATTAATTTTGGTGTCCAATATAAATATAAATTGCTTAAATCAAAAATTAGCCTTCTGTATTATTATCAAATGAATATACACAAAATGACTTGTTCGTTGGAATTTTAA
- a CDS encoding response regulator transcription factor produces the protein MCKIMVVEDDRSISRLLELELTHAGYKVKIAKDGEEALEFYENFKPHIILLDIMLPKLDGFEVAEAIRGYDPDVGIIMLTARGELENKIEGLKKADDYVVKPFEIEEILARIESLLRRMGKTTDYIKVGDIEIYPQKMQVIVKGDEIHLSLTEFNILKLLAINKNLVISKEKIMEEVWGYYDEENNNLVEVYINYLRKKIKNSSQNIETIRGVGYVIRERKKET, from the coding sequence ATGTGTAAAATAATGGTTGTTGAAGATGATAGATCAATTTCAAGATTATTAGAGCTAGAATTAACTCATGCAGGTTACAAGGTTAAAATTGCAAAAGACGGTGAAGAAGCCTTGGAATTTTATGAAAATTTTAAGCCTCATATTATATTATTAGATATTATGCTACCCAAACTTGATGGCTTTGAGGTTGCAGAAGCAATTAGAGGATATGATCCAGATGTTGGTATAATTATGTTAACAGCTAGGGGTGAACTTGAAAATAAAATTGAAGGTTTAAAAAAAGCAGATGATTATGTTGTTAAACCTTTTGAAATAGAGGAAATACTTGCTAGAATCGAATCCCTACTCAGAAGAATGGGCAAAACTACGGATTATATAAAAGTGGGGGATATCGAAATATATCCCCAAAAAATGCAGGTGATAGTTAAAGGTGATGAAATACATCTAAGCTTAACTGAATTTAACATATTAAAACTTTTAGCAATTAACAAAAATCTTGTTATTTCGAAAGAAAAAATTATGGAAGAGGTATGGGGTTATTACGATGAAGAAAATAACAATCTAGTCGAAGTATATATAAACTATCTGAGAAAAAAAATAAAAAATTCTTCACAAAATATTGAAACGATAAGAGGTGTTGGATACGTCATTAGGGAGAGAAAAAAAGAAACCTAG
- a CDS encoding sensor histidine kinase, whose translation MDTSLGREKKKPSAVFRQTIVFTSVTMAIVFAMVIIIRIFYVQFTIRTYSDLYATELNIATGKKEKTNEPQDTLNLLYQLMQDSNVIRRSLVSNKIVILDGVLISDPYGLIKDKFKIPYLPYLYEYQGLYYLFIGVPIFDSSYLIIGNPSLEITALLKSFREVTTLILIFGFFLSLVVSYFLAKNTLKPVVKISDQISKIDIDNINQRIPEQNTKEFDIFANKLNSMLNRIQQAFELQNQFVSDVSHELRTPLTSINGYVKMLKRWGKNDPTVMEESLDSIESSSEYLSDLVEKLLLLTKTDYQIEKEEINLYSVIEDILDFFKLSLQEFSVQIKGKDFKVNTSKEYLSIILKVLIENAIKYSKDIKKIDIELNPLQKKLIIKDYGIGIEEEKLKNIFERFYKADSSRSQKGHGLGLSIAKKLADALDIKITVESEINKGTTFTLHFK comes from the coding sequence TTGGATACGTCATTAGGGAGAGAAAAAAAGAAACCTAGCGCAGTTTTCAGGCAAACTATAGTTTTTACTTCAGTAACCATGGCGATAGTGTTTGCAATGGTTATAATTATTAGAATATTTTATGTACAATTTACTATAAGAACTTACAGTGATTTATATGCTACAGAATTAAATATAGCAACTGGTAAAAAAGAAAAAACTAATGAACCTCAAGATACTTTAAATCTACTCTATCAGCTCATGCAAGATTCAAATGTAATAAGAAGGAGTCTTGTGTCTAATAAGATTGTCATTCTTGATGGAGTACTAATATCAGACCCGTATGGTTTGATAAAAGACAAATTTAAAATCCCATATCTCCCCTATTTATATGAATATCAAGGATTATACTATCTTTTTATAGGTGTTCCAATTTTTGATTCGTCTTATTTAATTATAGGAAATCCTTCACTTGAAATTACAGCGCTTTTAAAAAGTTTTCGCGAGGTTACAACTCTTATCTTAATCTTTGGTTTTTTTCTATCTCTAGTCGTTTCATATTTTTTGGCGAAAAACACTCTTAAACCTGTTGTTAAAATCTCAGATCAAATTTCAAAAATTGATATTGACAACATAAACCAAAGAATTCCTGAACAAAATACAAAAGAATTCGACATATTTGCAAATAAACTGAATTCAATGCTAAATAGAATACAACAAGCTTTTGAATTGCAAAATCAATTTGTTTCTGATGTTTCCCATGAATTAAGGACACCTTTAACTTCTATCAATGGTTATGTCAAAATGTTGAAAAGATGGGGTAAAAACGACCCAACAGTTATGGAAGAATCATTGGATAGCATAGAATCTTCTAGCGAATACCTAAGTGATTTAGTAGAAAAACTTCTTCTCCTAACAAAAACTGATTATCAGATAGAAAAAGAAGAAATAAATTTATATTCAGTAATAGAAGATATTCTAGATTTTTTTAAACTTTCCCTCCAAGAATTTTCGGTGCAGATAAAAGGAAAGGACTTCAAAGTCAATACTTCTAAAGAATATTTATCTATAATATTAAAGGTACTTATAGAAAATGCGATAAAATATTCTAAAGATATCAAAAAAATTGATATAGAATTAAATCCTTTACAAAAGAAGTTAATAATTAAAGACTACGGAATTGGTATAGAGGAAGAAAAGTTAAAAAACATCTTTGAGAGATTCTATAAAGCTGACTCTTCAAGGTCTCAAAAGGGACATGGTCTAGGGCTTTCTATCGCTAAAAAACTAGCAGACGCATTAGACATAAAAATTACTGTGGAATCAGAAATAAACAAAGGAACTACATTCACTCTTCATTTCAAATAA
- a CDS encoding cysteine desulfurase family protein — MIYFDNNATTPVDKEVAEVILKYMTELYANPNSIHSFGVQIEQYLEESRKTISEILQVLPTEIFFTSCATESINTVIRGVARANKNIGKRIITSTIEHSAVINTLKDLERNGFDVIYINVDKTGVIDLEQLANSINQNTILVSLMLANNEIGTIEPINEAYNLVKKINSNTYFHIDAVQALGKIPFNIEIFKCDFASFSAHKFHGPKGVGILYKKRGTRMYPLLTGGTQENAMRAGTQNVPGIIGTALALEKAVDQLEYMKTYIKQIRNYLADNLEKIGAKILTPLENSIPNTLGFFFPNIRGDIIVNALSEEEIFVSTTSACASKTRTESRIMKSLGYDDTNAKGLVRISLSHLNNLNEAEIFLNKLKNILNFLNY, encoded by the coding sequence TTGATTTATTTTGACAATAATGCTACTACACCGGTAGACAAAGAAGTAGCAGAAGTTATATTAAAATATATGACTGAACTATATGCTAATCCCAATTCAATACATTCGTTTGGTGTTCAAATTGAGCAATATCTTGAAGAATCAAGAAAGACTATCTCAGAAATTCTACAAGTATTGCCTACAGAAATATTTTTTACATCTTGTGCAACAGAATCTATTAACACGGTTATACGTGGTGTTGCAAGAGCCAATAAGAACATAGGAAAAAGAATAATTACTTCTACAATCGAACACTCAGCAGTTATCAACACGTTAAAAGATCTAGAAAGAAATGGATTTGATGTAATATACATAAATGTCGATAAAACTGGAGTTATTGACCTTGAACAACTTGCAAATTCAATTAACCAAAATACTATCTTGGTCAGTTTGATGCTTGCAAATAACGAGATCGGTACAATTGAACCCATCAATGAAGCATATAACTTAGTAAAGAAAATAAATAGCAATACATATTTTCACATAGATGCTGTACAAGCCCTAGGAAAAATACCCTTTAATATTGAAATCTTCAAATGCGATTTTGCTTCTTTTTCTGCACACAAATTTCACGGTCCAAAAGGAGTTGGGATATTGTATAAAAAGAGAGGCACAAGAATGTACCCCTTACTTACTGGCGGTACACAAGAAAATGCGATGAGAGCAGGAACACAAAATGTACCAGGAATAATTGGAACAGCATTAGCTTTAGAAAAAGCTGTAGATCAACTAGAATACATGAAAACTTATATTAAACAAATAAGAAATTATTTAGCTGATAATTTAGAAAAGATTGGAGCCAAAATATTAACCCCTCTTGAAAATTCAATACCCAACACATTAGGCTTTTTCTTTCCTAACATTCGTGGCGATATTATAGTCAATGCTCTTTCAGAAGAAGAGATTTTTGTTTCTACTACATCCGCTTGTGCAAGTAAAACTCGCACAGAAAGTAGGATAATGAAAAGTTTGGGATACGATGACACTAATGCTAAAGGTTTAGTAAGAATTAGCCTATCTCATCTAAATAATCTTAACGAAGCAGAAATATTTTTAAATAAGTTAAAAAATATTCTTAATTTTTTGAATTATTGA
- a CDS encoding YicC/YloC family endoribonuclease, translated as MRSMTGYGRINKNIGDYGYNLEIKSLNSKSLNLNVIISPIFSPLEINIQNFIKKHFQRGRINIYIDIKLLKSDDVIDIDLGLAKAYYNALNVLANELHLSGEVNLEILLKFKDILKVSLTDEKIAQIWCGLEKVLEEATNIVINFQEEEGKNLEKVIVEYLKEMKRIVDEISQHADKMKDTYRELINNNLNSLLTDFTNIDEKRMEMEITLLSERSDITEEIDRLNSHIKRFKNLLESSEPSIGQDLDFICQEMHREFNTIASKSKLLEITNLSLEGRSLVNKIREQVQNVH; from the coding sequence ATGCGGAGTATGACTGGTTATGGTAGAATAAACAAAAATATTGGGGATTATGGGTATAACTTGGAGATCAAATCACTTAATTCAAAATCATTAAATTTAAATGTAATAATCTCTCCTATTTTTTCACCTTTAGAAATTAACATTCAAAACTTTATAAAAAAGCACTTTCAACGCGGTAGAATTAACATATACATAGATATTAAACTACTAAAAAGTGACGATGTCATAGATATAGATTTAGGATTAGCTAAAGCATATTACAATGCTCTTAATGTACTTGCAAATGAATTACACCTATCTGGTGAAGTAAATTTAGAAATATTACTTAAATTTAAAGATATACTAAAAGTTTCTTTAACAGATGAAAAGATAGCTCAAATATGGTGCGGATTAGAAAAAGTGTTAGAAGAAGCTACTAATATAGTTATTAACTTCCAAGAAGAAGAAGGTAAAAACTTAGAAAAAGTGATTGTTGAATACTTAAAAGAAATGAAAAGAATTGTTGACGAAATAAGTCAACATGCAGATAAAATGAAAGATACATATAGAGAATTAATTAACAATAATTTAAATAGTTTACTAACTGATTTTACTAATATAGATGAAAAAAGAATGGAAATGGAAATTACTTTGTTATCTGAAAGATCAGACATAACCGAAGAAATAGACAGACTTAACAGTCATATAAAAAGATTCAAAAATTTGTTAGAAAGCAGCGAACCTTCTATAGGCCAAGATCTAGACTTTATTTGTCAAGAAATGCACAGGGAATTTAACACCATAGCTTCCAAATCAAAACTCTTAGAGATCACTAATCTTTCGTTAGAGGGGAGATCTTTAGTAAATAAAATAAGAGAACAGGTTCAGAATGTTCATTAA
- a CDS encoding DUF370 domain-containing protein, whose protein sequence is MYGLINIGFGNLVVGDRVIAIVNPSSQPLKRLKDIADQQGKLLEVNHGRKTRAYIITDSGHVIASAIQPETITNRFLQNFYEIEKVLDKIRKENF, encoded by the coding sequence ATGTATGGATTAATCAACATTGGATTTGGAAACTTGGTGGTGGGAGACAGAGTGATAGCCATAGTGAACCCTAGTTCCCAACCTTTAAAACGACTCAAAGATATAGCAGATCAACAAGGTAAGCTTCTAGAAGTCAATCACGGAAGAAAAACAAGGGCATACATTATTACTGACTCTGGTCATGTTATAGCTAGTGCTATTCAACCAGAAACAATTACCAATCGTTTTTTACAAAATTTCTACGAAATAGAAAAAGTACTTGACAAAATAAGAAAGGAAAATTTCTAA
- the gmk gene encoding guanylate kinase, whose product MHGLLYVISGPSGVGKSTLIKNALKSLNGFDFSVSYTTRPKRDGETEGIDYFFVDEKTFFEMRDKDEFLEWAKVHGNYYATSKSFVEKKLKECRGLVLDVDVQGALNIQKKYEEAIYIFILPPSIKDLEKRLKNRGTETAEIMQIRLNNAKWEMSKIDNFDYIVVNHEVSESSQQLTSILVAEQLKRERYNELTSQFFFFKKQETEGVKANGFRN is encoded by the coding sequence ATGCACGGATTACTATACGTTATTAGTGGACCTTCTGGAGTAGGAAAATCAACTCTAATAAAAAATGCATTAAAAAGTTTGAATGGATTCGATTTTTCAGTCTCTTACACAACTCGCCCTAAAAGAGATGGAGAAACAGAAGGAATTGACTACTTTTTTGTAGATGAAAAAACTTTTTTTGAAATGAGAGACAAAGACGAGTTTTTAGAGTGGGCTAAAGTTCACGGTAACTATTATGCTACTTCAAAAAGTTTTGTAGAAAAGAAATTAAAAGAGTGTAGAGGATTGGTACTCGATGTTGACGTACAAGGTGCTTTAAATATTCAAAAAAAATACGAAGAAGCCATCTATATTTTCATCCTTCCCCCTTCTATTAAAGACCTAGAAAAAAGATTAAAAAATAGAGGAACTGAAACTGCTGAAATAATGCAGATTAGATTAAATAACGCTAAATGGGAAATGTCAAAAATCGATAATTTCGATTATATTGTTGTCAACCATGAGGTTTCCGAATCGTCACAACAGCTTACATCAATTTTGGTAGCAGAACAGCTAAAACGCGAAAGATACAATGAATTAACCTCACAATTTTTCTTCTTTAAAAAACAAGAAACAGAAGGAGTGAAAGCCAATGGATTTAGAAATTAA